From Candidatus Methylomirabilota bacterium, one genomic window encodes:
- the dop gene encoding depupylase/deamidase Dop translates to MAIPKVMGIETEYGITVKNQPDFNPILSSLLLINSYETYRSSRIRWDYEAESPLRDARGFEYMEDKEVPSKEESRLINLILSNGARFYVDHAHPEYSSPETTNPRDCVIWDRAGERILNLSRTRAEAVSPPEQRILIYKNNTDSKGNSYGTHENYLMDRKVPFARIVQYLLPFFVSRQIFTGAGKVGAENNTEFCEFQVSQRADFLETEVGLETMHSRPIINTRDEPHADPEKYRRLHVIVGDANMSEVSNYLKCGTMAIVLSMIEDDFIDRDLSLDSPVLSYRRVSRDLSCREVMRMKDGRSLSAVDLQREFLDLAHRYYREREHEPWVDDVMARWGSVLDRLAADPMSLERELDWVIKRHIIENYMAKHGCDWSDSRVAMIDLQYHDIRPSKGLYYKLEESDAVERLTTEDEVTKAIYDPPKDTRAYFRGMCLQKYSDEVVSASWDSVIFDLKEGPLKKIFMLEPLRGTEAHVRQLFDESPSAGDLLRNLGKPSGDF, encoded by the coding sequence ATGGCGATTCCGAAGGTGATGGGGATCGAGACCGAATACGGAATCACGGTCAAGAACCAGCCCGACTTCAACCCGATTCTCTCCTCGCTGCTGCTGATCAACTCCTACGAGACCTACCGGTCCTCCCGCATCCGCTGGGACTACGAGGCGGAGAGTCCCCTGCGGGACGCCCGCGGCTTCGAGTACATGGAGGACAAGGAGGTCCCCTCGAAGGAAGAGTCGCGTCTGATCAATCTCATCCTCTCCAACGGCGCGCGCTTCTACGTGGACCACGCCCATCCCGAGTACTCCTCCCCGGAGACGACCAACCCACGCGACTGCGTGATCTGGGACCGGGCGGGCGAGCGCATCCTGAACCTCTCGCGCACCCGGGCCGAGGCGGTGTCGCCCCCCGAGCAGCGCATCCTCATCTACAAGAACAACACCGACTCGAAGGGCAACTCCTACGGCACCCACGAGAACTACCTCATGGACCGCAAGGTCCCCTTCGCCCGCATCGTCCAGTACCTGCTCCCCTTCTTCGTGAGCCGGCAGATCTTCACCGGCGCGGGCAAGGTGGGGGCGGAGAACAACACCGAGTTCTGCGAGTTCCAGGTCTCCCAGCGGGCCGACTTCCTGGAGACCGAGGTGGGGCTGGAGACGATGCACAGCCGGCCCATCATCAACACCCGCGACGAGCCGCACGCCGACCCCGAGAAGTACCGCCGGCTCCACGTCATCGTGGGCGACGCCAACATGAGTGAGGTCTCCAACTACCTCAAGTGCGGCACCATGGCCATCGTGCTCAGCATGATCGAGGACGACTTCATCGACCGCGACCTGTCGCTGGACAGCCCGGTGCTCTCGTACCGTCGCGTATCGCGCGACCTCTCGTGTCGCGAGGTCATGCGGATGAAGGACGGCCGCTCTCTCAGCGCGGTGGATCTGCAGCGCGAGTTCCTGGACCTGGCCCATCGCTACTACCGCGAGCGCGAGCACGAGCCGTGGGTCGACGACGTGATGGCGCGCTGGGGGTCGGTGCTGGATCGCCTCGCCGCGGATCCCATGAGCCTGGAACGCGAGCTCGACTGGGTGATCAAGCGGCACATCATCGAGAACTACATGGCCAAGCACGGCTGCGACTGGTCGGATTCCCGGGTCGCCATGATCGACCTGCAGTACCACGACATCCGGCCGAGCAAGGGCCTCTACTACAAGCTGGAGGAATCGGACGCGGTCGAGCGCCTCACCACCGAGGACGAGGTGACCAAGGCGATCTACGACCCGCCCAAGGACACCCGGGCCTATTTCCGCGGGATGTGCCTGCAGAAGTATTCCGACGAGGTGGTCTCCGCTTCGTGGGACTCGGTGATCTTCGATCTGAAGGAAGGCCCGCTCAAGAAGATCTTCATGCTGGAGCCGCTCCGGGGCACCGAGGCGCACGTGCGGCAGCTCTTCGACGAATCGCCCAGCGCGGGCGACCTGCTCCGCAATCTCGGCAAGCCGAGCGGCGACTTCTAG
- the prcB gene encoding proteasome subunit beta produces the protein MLEERGSGGVWKGAFFDYSTSSFAEILNRAAPHLLPGRSESGADDAGAPSVPHGTTVLAIRYRDGVIMAGDRQASEGYQVAHRRIDKIFKADDLSGVGIAGAAGPAMEMARLFQTELEHYEKVEGENLSLEGKANKLGQMIRMNLPMAMQGLVVVPIFAGFDERSGLGRLFKYDVTGGRYEETDYFAQGSGGKDARDSLKKRFKRDMSRDEALRVAIEALIDAADEDLGTGGPDLQRGIVPSVKTITRSGFADVADDEIRRHCEAILNDRNRL, from the coding sequence ATGCTCGAGGAGCGCGGGTCCGGCGGCGTCTGGAAGGGCGCCTTCTTCGACTATTCGACCTCGAGCTTCGCCGAGATCCTCAATCGCGCGGCCCCTCACCTCCTCCCGGGCCGCTCCGAGTCCGGCGCGGACGACGCGGGCGCGCCGTCGGTGCCCCACGGCACCACCGTGCTGGCGATCCGGTACCGCGACGGGGTCATCATGGCGGGCGACCGCCAGGCGAGCGAGGGCTACCAGGTGGCCCATCGCCGCATCGACAAGATCTTCAAGGCCGACGACCTCTCCGGCGTCGGCATCGCGGGGGCGGCGGGCCCGGCCATGGAGATGGCCCGGCTCTTCCAGACCGAGCTCGAGCACTACGAGAAGGTCGAGGGCGAGAACCTCTCGCTCGAGGGCAAGGCCAACAAGCTCGGCCAGATGATCCGCATGAACCTGCCCATGGCCATGCAGGGCCTGGTGGTGGTGCCGATCTTCGCCGGCTTCGACGAGCGCTCCGGGTTGGGCCGCCTCTTCAAGTACGACGTGACCGGCGGCCGTTACGAGGAGACCGACTACTTCGCCCAGGGCTCGGGCGGCAAGGACGCGCGCGACTCGCTCAAGAAGCGCTTCAAGCGCGACATGAGCCGCGACGAGGCCCTACGGGTGGCGATCGAGGCCCTCATCGACGCGGCCGACGAGGATCTCGGCACCGGCGGGCCCGATCTGCAGCGGGGCATCGTGCCCTCGGTGAAGACGATCACCCGCTCCGGCTTCGCGGACGTCGCCGACGACGAGATCCGGCGTCACTGCGAAGCGATCCTCAACGACCGCAACCGCCTCTAG
- the prcA gene encoding proteasome subunit alpha — translation MPLPYYVSPEQMMKDKAEYARKGISRGRAIVAIEYRDGVLLVAENPSTLLHKISEIYDRIAFAGVGKYNEFENLRVAGVRHADIKGYSYSRGDVSAKSLANAYSQALGNIFTQDIKPFEVEVLVVEVGDNNGTKNEIYHILYDGTIEDEKNYAAMGGQSEEIRRYLKDNFQDSLDLSQALRLGVRALMVTQNKTLTERDLEVAVLDRTKERRKFRRIPAEVLHQLLSETS, via the coding sequence ATGCCGCTGCCCTACTACGTCTCCCCCGAGCAGATGATGAAGGACAAGGCGGAGTATGCCCGCAAGGGCATCTCCCGCGGCCGGGCCATCGTCGCCATCGAGTACCGCGACGGGGTGCTGCTGGTGGCCGAGAACCCCTCGACCCTCCTCCACAAGATCTCGGAGATCTACGACCGCATCGCCTTCGCGGGAGTGGGCAAGTACAACGAGTTCGAGAACCTCCGGGTGGCCGGGGTGCGCCACGCCGACATCAAGGGCTATTCGTACAGCCGGGGCGACGTCAGCGCCAAGTCGCTGGCCAACGCCTACTCGCAGGCCCTCGGCAATATCTTCACCCAGGACATCAAGCCGTTCGAGGTCGAGGTGCTGGTGGTGGAGGTCGGCGACAACAACGGCACCAAGAACGAGATCTACCACATCCTCTACGACGGCACGATCGAGGACGAGAAGAACTACGCGGCGATGGGCGGGCAGTCCGAGGAGATCCGCCGCTATCTGAAGGACAACTTCCAGGACAGCCTGGATCTCTCCCAGGCCCTGCGGCTCGGCGTGCGCGCCCTGATGGTGACCCAGAACAAGACCCTCACCGAGCGCGACCTCGAGGTCGCGGTGCTCGATCGCACCAAGGAGCGCCGCAAGTTCCGGCGCATCCCGGCCGAGGTCCTGCACCAGCTCCTCAGCGAAACCAGCTAG
- the pafA gene encoding Pup--protein ligase: protein MKRRIFGLENEYGLTCTLNGQRRLSPDNVARYLFEKVIPGARNANVFLENGARLYLDTGFHPEYATPECDDIADLVIHDKAGERIVEDLLHQAEKRLREDGISGHILLFKNNTDSAGNSYGCHENYLVSRDVSFQRLAEGLIPFFVTRQIFAGAGKVLQTPRGFHYCLSQRAQHICQEISGATTSSRSIINTRDEPHADAEKYRRLHVIVGDSNMSEVATYLKVGTTALILDMIEDGHFDRDYSLQSPVQAIRDISHDPTLRETIRLKDGRAITPLQLQMEYLEHATRYVAAIDADPITRDVLARWTYVIEQLADDPMQLNREVDWVIKQQLIQAYMEKNRLSWRDPKVSLMDLQYHDIRPDKGLYFSLVRRDLVDRITDDESIERAKHVPPQTTRARLRGEFIRQANLKGKDYRVDWVYLKLNDPERETILCKDPFQSHDERVERLIRSF from the coding sequence ATGAAGCGCCGGATCTTCGGGCTCGAGAACGAATACGGCCTCACCTGCACCCTGAACGGCCAGCGTCGTCTGTCTCCCGACAACGTGGCGCGGTACCTCTTCGAGAAGGTGATCCCGGGGGCCCGGAACGCCAACGTCTTCCTGGAGAACGGCGCCCGGCTCTACCTGGACACCGGCTTCCATCCCGAGTACGCCACCCCCGAGTGTGACGACATCGCGGATCTCGTCATCCACGACAAGGCGGGCGAGCGGATCGTGGAGGACCTGCTGCACCAGGCCGAGAAGCGGCTGCGCGAGGACGGCATCTCCGGTCACATCCTGCTCTTCAAGAACAACACCGACTCCGCGGGCAACTCGTACGGCTGCCACGAGAACTACCTGGTCAGCCGCGACGTCTCGTTCCAGCGCCTGGCCGAAGGCCTGATCCCGTTCTTCGTGACCCGGCAGATCTTCGCGGGCGCCGGCAAGGTACTGCAGACTCCGCGCGGCTTCCACTACTGCCTCTCGCAGCGGGCCCAGCACATCTGCCAGGAGATCTCGGGCGCCACCACCTCGTCCCGCTCGATCATCAACACCCGCGACGAGCCGCACGCCGACGCCGAGAAGTATCGCCGCCTGCACGTGATCGTGGGCGACTCCAACATGTCCGAGGTCGCGACCTACCTGAAAGTGGGGACCACCGCGCTCATCCTGGACATGATCGAGGATGGCCACTTCGACCGGGACTACAGCCTGCAGTCCCCGGTGCAGGCCATCCGGGACATCAGTCACGATCCGACGCTGCGCGAGACGATCCGGCTGAAGGACGGCCGGGCCATCACCCCGCTGCAGCTGCAGATGGAGTACCTCGAGCACGCGACCCGCTACGTGGCCGCCATCGACGCCGATCCGATCACCCGCGACGTGCTCGCCCGCTGGACCTACGTGATCGAGCAGCTCGCCGACGATCCCATGCAGCTGAACCGGGAAGTCGACTGGGTGATCAAGCAGCAGCTGATCCAGGCCTACATGGAGAAGAACCGTCTGTCCTGGCGGGACCCCAAGGTCTCGCTCATGGACCTTCAGTACCACGACATCCGGCCCGACAAGGGGCTGTACTTCAGTCTGGTGCGTCGCGACCTGGTGGACCGCATCACCGACGATGAATCCATCGAGCGCGCCAAGCATGTGCCCCCGCAGACCACGCGGGCCCGGCTGCGGGGCGAATTCATCCGTCAGGCCAACCTCAAGGGCAAGGACTACCGAGTGGACTGGGTCTATCTCAAGCTCAACGATCCGGAGCGCGAGACGATTCTCTGCAAGGACCCATTCCAGAGCCACGACGAGCGCGTCGAGCGACTGATCCGCTCGTTCTAG